Part of the Pseudopipra pipra isolate bDixPip1 unplaced genomic scaffold, bDixPip1.hap1 HAP1_SCAFFOLD_666, whole genome shotgun sequence genome is shown below.
GGTCTCGGGGGCCGGGCCCGAGGGCGAGCGAgagggggcgcgcgcgcgcgcgcgtgcgggccgccgccggcggcggcgcgtccttccctccgcgcgggtcccgaaacccgatacgcggggcgggggggcgaggccgcgcggcgcggcggtgcccgccgtccttcccgcccggcgccgcccggcgcgccgcccggcgcgccgcccggtcttccctccgcgcgggtcccgaaacccgatacgcggggcggggggctcggggggggcgctccggtgccgaggggcggcggcggcggccgaggggttccctcgccgcggggcgcggggaccccgcCGCCGTCGTCGTCTCCCCGCCGCGGGGTAGACCTGGTAGCCCCGCGGCGCAGCGGGAAGCGGCCGAGCCTCGGCGCCCCCCGGGCGCGCCTGGGCGGTGCGGGACGAAGGCGGTCCCGTCCACCTCCCCGGCGCGTGCGGGTGGAGCGCTGAGGGTCGGTTCTCCCCGTTGCTGGGTGAGGcggggtagacgtgttcccggcgaggggacttagagccggagcgcctgggctggccttagcggcgggtagacctgttaccaacgggaggacttagaccctgggcgccgcggctggccttagcggcgggtagacctgttaccggcgggaggacttagaccctgggcgccgccgcccggcccggatgcgggtagacctgttcccgccggccgccggacttagagccggagcggcggcgccgccgcccggcccggatgcgggtagacctgttcccgccgaccggcggacttagagccggagcggcggcgccgccgcccggcccggatgcgggtagacctgttcccgccggccgccggacttagagccggagcggcggcgccgccgcccggcccggatgcgggtagacctgttcccgccgaccggcggacttagagccggagcggcgccgccgcccggcccggatgcgggtagacgtgttcccgccgaccggcggacttagagccggagcggcggcgccgccgcccggcccggatgcgggtagacctgttcccgccgaccggcggacttagagccggagcggcggcgccgccgcccggcccggatgcgggtagacctgttcccgccggccgccggacttagagccggagcggcgccgccgcccggcccggatgcgggtagacgtgttcccgccgaccggcggacttagagccggagcggcggcgccgccgcccggcccggatgcgggtagacctgttcccgccggccgccggacttagagccggagcggcgccgccgcccggcccggatgcgggtagacctgttcccgccggccgccggacttagagccggagcggcgccgccgcccggcccggatgcgggtagacgtgttcccgccgaccggcggacttagagccggagcggcggcgccgccgcccggcccggatgcgggtagacctgttcccgccggccgccggacttagagccggagcggcgccgccgcccggcccggatgcgggtagacctgttcccgccggccgccggacttagagccggagcggcgccgccgcccggcccggatgcgggtagacctgttcccgccgaccggcggacttagagccggagcggcggcgccgccgcccggcccggatgcgggtagacctgttcccgccggccgccggacttagagccggagcggcggcgccgccgcccggcccggatgcgggtagacctgttcccgccgaccggcggacttagagccggagcggcgccgccgcccggcccggatgcgggtagacgtgttcccgccgaccggcggacttagagccggagcggcgccgccgcccggcccggatgcgggtagacgtgttcccgccgaccggcggacttagagccggagcggcgccgccgcccggcccggatgcgggtagacctgttcccgccgaccggcggacttagagccggggcggcgccgccgcccggcccggatgcgggtagacgtgttcccgccgaccggcggacttagagccggagcggcgccgccgcccggcccggtcgcgggtagacgtgttcccgccggccggcggacttagagccggagcggcgccgccggccggcccggatgcgggtagaccttttcccgccgaccggcggacttagagccggagcggcgccgccgcccggcggcgAGTGGACCCGGTCTCCGAGCCCCGTGGGTAGAGCTCCTGTCCAGGTCCGGCAGCTAGAGCCGCTCCGAGGGCTCGGCGAGGGCCCTCGGCCGGCGCCGAAGCGCTGCCGTTTCCGGCCGGTGCTCCGAGCGTGGCACCGAATTCACGGAGCGAGCAGACGGCGTGCGACCGCTCGATCCGTCGGTCGGCGCGCCGGCGTGCCCTTCCGGCCCTGCCCCGACCTCCCcgatttcccacagttcttagcGAGTCCTTCCAGCGCGCATGCTCCGTCCAGTACTCTCCCGGGGGGCTCGTTGCGGGGACTCCATCTCCCGTGGCCCTTTGCGGCAGACTTCCTCTCCGGCGTTaaggctttcccctgccccgaggctgaaagaagaaacgttctctgcggggcggggaagccgggggagtaactgggactctctttaggCGGCACGGCTGCGGCCGACCGGGCTCGGCCGCCTCGGCGCCGCCGGGAAGAGCCGATGTCCGAGAGTAGCGGCTAGAGCCGGTCTCGGGGCTTAGCGCTGCGCTTTCTGCCCGGCGCTCCGAGCgtagcagcctttcccctgccccgagggtgaaagaagagacgttctctgcggggcggggaaacgGGGGGAGCAACCGGGACTCTGCCCGGGTGGCacggctgccgccgcctcggctcGGCCGCAGAGGTGCGCAGCGGGTAGAGTTGTCGTccgtgcccggcgggtagacccctGGTCCGaagccggcgggtagacctggtgtcccggggcagcgggtagacctgtggtCCGGGCTCGTCGGCTCGAGCCGCTCTCCGAGTCGGGTGGCTGGAGCGGGTTCCGAGCGCTTAGCCGAGGCCCTCGGCGGGTGCCGAGGCGCCGCCGttcctgcccggggctccgagtgggaaagagagggcGTTGTCCGCGGCGCGGGTCCAGAGGGGGAGTAGCTGGGACTCTCTTAAGGTGGCAGGGCGGCGGCCGACTGGGCTCGGCGGCGGGGGTGCCGGTGGGTACAGCTGCTctcggagcccggcgggtagacctgttgtccgagcccggcgggtagacctgttgtccgagcccggcgggtagacctgttgtccgagcccggcgggtagacctgttgtccgagcccggcgggtagacctcttgtccgagcccggcgggtagacctcttgtccgagcccggcgggtagacctcttgtccgagcccggcgggtagacctgttgtccgagcatggcgggtagacctggtgtccgagcccggcgggtagacctggtgtccgagcccggcgggtagacctggtgtccgagcccggcgggtagacctggtgtccgagcccggcgggtagacctggtgtccgagcatggcgagtagacctggtgtccgagcccggcgggtagacctggtgtccgagcatggcgggtagacctggtgtccgggcccggcgggtagacctggtgtccgagcccggcgggtagacctggcgtTCGGGTTAGGCGGGTCGACCTGGtgttcgggcccggcgggtagacctggtgtccgagcccggcgggtagacctggtgtccgggcccggcgggtagacctggtgtccgagcccggcgggtagacctggtgtccgggcccggcgggtagacctggtgcccgagcccggcgggtagacctgttggcCCGGGCTTCCGGGCCGACCCGTTCGCCCAGTCGGGCGCGGCCGGCCTCGTGCCCCGCCGGGTGCTGtcgagcatcaggtctacccggttccggggctggcgagcatcaggtctacccggttccggaGCCGGCCGAtgcggccgccgcggccgccgccggcggcctGCGCCCCGGCGGCGTCCCGGCGCAGggccaccaggtctacccggcTCCGGCGGGACTTAGGCGCCTGTCGGCATTTtcggggtagacctgttgtcgcGGCCGGCCCCGGAAGTCGGCCAAGGGGTCGCTGTCGGGCGCCGCCTCCGGTTAGGTCTAGGCGAGAGGCGGCCTGCTCTCGCGCGCCTCCCCGCTGAGGAGCCTCGAGCCGCTTCGGAGGCGCGGCGGCGCCAGGACGCGTCTGTCCGTATTGTGGGCAGGGGTTGTCTAGCAGCGCGGGTTCCGAGGGCCCCTTTTCTTCCGCGTCTGCTGCCGCGCGGCCTTCGGCGCGTGCCACGGGCCGGCCAACCCCACGAGCGGCAGGAAGGCCGGCGCGAGAAAGCCGCGGGGCTCTCGACCGGCTTCCTCGGGCGGGCCCGATGACGGGAGAGGAAGACGAGAGCCGAGCGCGAAAGCGCAGCCGAGGGAGTGCGGGACTGGGACGGCCGAGGGGGGCCCGCGGGGGCCCGACAGCAGCGTCCAGCCCGAGCCGGTGGCGGCTGCCGGCTCCCTGAGGGCCCCGGGCGAAGGCGATGGTGTGCGagggcggcgaggcggcggcgtctCGTCCTTTCGGTGGGCCGGCCTTAAGCCGGCGCCCGtcgtccggcggcggcggcgggcattGTTGCGGGCGGTTGGCGGCCGGGGCTCGAAGGGCCGAGCCCGCGCGGGCTTTTTCCCCGGCCGCCTCCCGAGAGCCCCGAAGATGGCCCGGGCCTGGGTGGCGGCGCCCTGTCCTCGGCTGCCGGGCGGCAGCGGTGCCGGCGGCGTGCCGGGGACTGGCGGTGGGCGTGCGGCCTCGCCTGGGCCCGGCCGGTTGCCGGAGGGGCTCGGTGACGGGACCGCCCGATGGTCGGGCGAGGCGGCGCCCTCGGCGCGCCTCGGCTCTTTTGTTCGTTCCCCCTTCCTCGGCCCTAAGCCGGGGACCCGCCCAGCGGGCcgaaggcggcggcgccggccggccaggctgtggccggcggccgcgccggcagACCGAGAACCCGACAGAGTcgccggggagccctggggacgcACGATGGCCGTtggcgggcgaggcggcggcgcctcgcccctccctcctcttaggCCGGCGCGAGAGCcacggcggccgggcggcccgTGCGGTCGGGCCTGCCCCGCCGGCCTGGCTGCCGGAGGGCTGGGTTCCGCGAAGGTCTGTCGGCCGGGGGCCGGGTTGCGGGCGAAGTGGGGCGCCCTCCCGGCcttttttttccgtttttttgatttttgctccGGCGGCCTTAAGCCGCAGCACGCCGAGCgcgccagggaagagaaagtgcgTGAGAGCGCGAGAGCGGCCCGGCAGCGGCCGGCCGCCGCCGAGGCGcgagcccgtgggcagcgaGAGGGAATCGGGGAGCGAGgggcgcgggccccgccccgagccccgggcgGCCGTGGCTAGCACGGCGAGCGAGAGGCGCGCGTGCTTTTTTCtcgggggctttttgtttttctccccgtcGCCGTCCCCCGGCCTTTCTGGGGGAAGCCGACGGCCGCGAGGCGGGCGAAAGCCGGTGGCCCCGCGGCACGTTCGGTGGCGCTTTCGCACGCTGGAGGTGTGCCGCTCTGCGGGGGGCGGCcgtgggcccggcggggccggaagCGTGGGTTGTCCGGAGCCGGGCGTCCGGCGGCACCCGCCTCCTGCCGGGCCGGGAGAGAGCCGTGGAGAGTAGCGTGCGGGCCGCCGGCGTCGGCGGCCTGGGGCACGTGCCGTCCTCCGCGTAGTGGCAGGCTGAGCGAGAGTGGCCGTGGGGCCGTTCCCCGAGTGACGATGGATGAGGCTTTTCGGGAGGCGTGGGAGAGGGCCCCCGGCGGGCCGGCGCTCCTCCGTGGCCGGCCGAGAGGCGCGGCGGAGGCCGGTGTTCGGGCCGGGCGGTCTCCTCTGCCCGTGGGCTTCCCGTGGCAGGCGAGGTGTCGCCCCTCCCGCCGGGGAGGGGCTTCTTCACCGTACCGAGCTGTGTGAcggccgcgcggccccgcgagcttttcaggtgtccttgggtaAAAACAGGCGAGGTGCCGGTGCCGGCCTGGGTCCGGGTGGCGCCCGTGGGTGCCGGCCGCGcgcagcgccgggcggcggtgcggccggagccgcgacggcgagccagagagaggcgagagagaaaagggaggaaagaaaaaggctcggggggaagcgccccccgcccgcaggtAGCGCCGGAGAGCGCAGCGggtcgccgcgccgccgcccgctgccGAGCGAGCCGCCCCGGCCGAAGGGGCCTCGGGGACCGGGCCGCGCCCGCCTCGTCGGGTCGCCGTCTCCTCTAGCACGTCCGGTGGTGCCGCGCGGCCGAgccgccggccggccggccgggccgGCTTCGGGGGCGGGTCAGCCCCAGCcgagccgcggccggcggcgtggcgcgcgcgcggccgcgcgagGGAAAGGAAGGCGAGCCCGCGGGAGGCCGCCTGACGCGAAAGCTGCGCAGCGGTCCCGGCTCCTtgcccgcggcggcgcgggaagGGCCGGCCGCCGGGGTCGGCCGTCGCCGCGCGCGGTtcccgccgcgcgcgcgcggcgccttcCCCGCCCAGGCGCCGCCCAgtcggccgggccgcggggcccggcgggggccgccgccgtcgtcggggcggcggcgggcggcgccgctcgGGTGGCGGCTACCTGGTTGATCCTGCCAGTAGCATATGCTTGTCTCAAAGCTTAAGCCATGCATGTCTAAGTACACACGGGCGGTACAGTGAAACTGCGAATGGCTCATTAAATCAGTTATGGTTCCTTTGGTCGCTCCTCTCCCGCTCCTTGGATAACTGTGGTAATTCTAGAGCTAATACATGCCGACGAGCGCCGACCTCCGGGGACGCGTGCATTTAtcagaccaaaaccaacccgGGCCCGCCCGGCAGCTTTGGTGACTCTAGATAACCTCGAGCCGATCGCACGCCCCCGCGGCGGCGACGACCCATTCGAATGTCTGCCCTATCAACTTTCGATGGTACTGTCTGTGCCTACCATGGTGACCACGGGTGACGGGGAATCAGGGTTCGATTCCGGAGAGGGAGCCTGAGAAACGGCTACCACAtccaaggaaggcagcaggcgcGCAAATTACCCACTCCCGACCCGGGGAGGTAGTGacgaaaaataacaatacaggaCTCTTTCGAGGCCCTGTAATTGGAATGAGCGCACTTTAAATCCTTGAGCGAGGATCCATTGGAGGGCAAGTCTGGTGCCAGCAGCCGCGGTAATTCCAGCTCCAATAGCGTATCTTAAagttgctgcagttaaaaagctCGTAGTTGGATCTTGGGATCGAGCTGGCGGTCCGCCGCGAGGCGAGCCaccgcctgtcccagcccctgcctctcgGCGCCCCCTCGATGCTCTTAGCTGAGTGTCCCGCGGGGCCCGAAGCgtttactttgagaaaattagaGTGTTCAAAGCAGGCCGGCCGCCGGCATACTGCAGCTAGGAATAATGGAATAGGACTCCGGttctattttgttggttttcggAAACGGGGCCATGATTAAGAGGGACGGCCGGGGGCATTCGTATTGTGCCGCTAGAGGTGAAATTCTTGGACCGGCGCAAGACGGCCTAGAGCGAAAGCATTTgccaagaatgttttcattaatcaagAACGAAAGTCGGAGGTTCGAAGACGATCAGATACCGTCGTAGTTCCGACCATAAACGATGCCGACTGGCGATCCGGCGGCGTTATTCCCATGACCCGCCGGGCAGCTCCCGGGAAACCCAAGTCTTTGGGTTCCGGGGGGAGTATGGTTGCAAAGCTGAAACTTAAAGGAATTGACGGAAGGGCACCACCAGGAGTGGAGCCTGCGGCTTAATTTGACTCAACACGGGAAACCTCACCCGGCCCGGACACGGACAGGATTGACAGATTGAGAGCTCTTTCTCGATTCCGTGGGTGGTGGTGCATGGCCGTTCTTAGTTGGTGGAGCGATTTGTCTGGTTAATTCCGATAACGAACGAGACTCTGGCATGCTAACTAGTTACGCGACCCCCGAGCGGTCGGCGTCCAACTTCTTAGAGGGACAAGTGGCGTTCAGCCACCCGAGATTGAGCAATAACAGGTCTGTGATGCCCTTAGATGTCCGGGGCCGCACGCGCGCTACACTGACTGGCTCAGCTTGTGCCTACCCTCCGCCGGCAGGCGCGGGTAACCCGTTGAACCCCATTCGTGATGGGGATCGGGGATTGCAATTCTTCCCCGTGAACGAGGAATTCCCAGTAAGTGCGGGTCATAAGCTCGCGTTGATTAAGTCCCTGCCCTTTGTACACACCGCCCGTCGCTACTACCGATTGGATGGTTTAGTGAGGTCCTCGGATCGGCCCCGGCGGGGTCGGCCACGGCCCTGGCGGAGCGTCGAGAAGACGGTCGAACTTGACTATCTAGAGGAAGTAAAAGTCGTAACAAGGTTTCCGTAGGTGAACCTGCGGAAGGATCATTACCGGGGGGCCGCCAGGCCGGCGTCGgcgcgcgccgcgccgcgcccggtCGCGCCCGCTGTGACTCGAACGCtcggtccccgccgccgccgcggcggcgcggggccacgCCGCTTCCCGTCGTGGAGCCGCGCGCCGCGCCCCGGCAGGCGAGAGAGAAAgcgggcggcgccgccgaacgccgtccgcgccgggccgccgggccgcgccgcggctcCGAGTTGGCCCGAGCCCGCGGCCCTCTCctccgcgccggcccgccggctgcgggcggccagggtccccggcggggccgccgccggaaGGCGCGCCGCGCGCCCCTCTTTTTCTCGTCTTTCGTCGCTCGGCGGCCggcggcccgccgccgccgccgcgccccgcccgtcgGCGCCTCGGTCGCTTCCCCGTCCTtcccccccgcgcgcgcgggcgagcgggcgggggggggggctcggaagcggcgagcgcgggcggcccccggggcGCGCGCGGAGCGAGCGGCGCCGTCGGCGCCCGGCGAGCGACGGCCGAAAGCGAGAAAGCGAAGGGGGGGGCGCGAGGGCGCCTTCCGGGGAGGCGGCTCCTCCGACCCTCCGCCCGCAGCGGGCCCACAGGGGCGGCGCGGCAGGGCgagggcccgggcggggcgttCCGGGCCGCGCGCGGGGCGAGCTCCGTTGGCCGGTCGGCCGTCCCCGCGCCGGCGGGGCGGTCCGAGCCGCAGGCGTCCtctcgggggcggtgccgggctacTGAGGGAAACCCCGGTCCCCGAGCCAGGAGGCGGCGGTGGTGGTGGCGGACGTCGGgcgcgcccccgcgggcggacgctcccccgagggcggcagcgggggaggcACCCCCGCGGGGCCATGCAGGTCGTTTCCCTCGCCCCAGGGCCAGGTACCTAGCGCTCGGCGCCCGGGCGGCCGGCGaggcccccccgccgggggtcgagagccgccgccgggagagccgGGCGGAGGTTTAAAGACTCGGGCGGCCGGacgccggcggccgggcggtggcggccgggcggcggcgcggtgcCACTGAGGGGTGGGGAGCCTACTCCCGCCGATCCCCTGCGGTGGTGGCCGCGTCCGCCGGCCGCGctcgtccccgcccgccgcgcgggcggccgtgccggggcggggtcccctgccccccccgctccgCGGTCCGGTCTCGGCGGAGAagacggcggcggcgcgcggtcGGCCGCGcgccgtcc
Proteins encoded:
- the LOC135408826 gene encoding collagen alpha-1(I) chain-like encodes the protein MAPRGCLPRCRPRGSVRPRGRARRPPPPPPPPGSGTGVSLSSPAPPPRGRLRLGPPRRRGDGRPANGARPARGPERPARALALPRRPCGPAAGGGSEEPPPRKAPSRPPLRFLAFGRRSPGADGAARSARAPGAARARRFRAPPPARSPARAGGKDGEATEAPTGGARRRRRAAGRRATKDEKKRGARRAFRRRPRRGPWPPAAGGPARRRGPRARANSEPRRGPAARRGRRSAAPPAFSLACRGAARGSTTGSGVAPRRRGGGGDRAFESQRARPGAARRAPTPAWRPPDLGFPGAARRVMGITPPDRQSASFMVGTTTAASRGLAFLSLARPRARHAAGRGSAGADPPPKPARPAGRRLGRAAPPDVLEETATRRGGRGPVPEAPSAGAARSAAGGGAATRCALRRYLRAGGASPRAFFFPPFSLSPLSGSPSRLRPHRRPALRAAGTHGRHPDPGRHRHLACFYPRTPEKLAGPRGRHTARYGEEAPPRREGRHLACHGKPTGRGDRPARTPASAAPLGRPRRSAGPPGALSHASRKASSIVTRGTAPRPLSLSLPLRGGRHVPQAADAGGPHATLHGSLPARQEAGAAGRPAPDNPRFRPRRAHGRPPQSGTPPACESATEQRPGDGDGEKNKKPPRKKHARLSLAVLATAARGSGRGPRPSLPDSLSLPTGSRLGGGRPLPGRSRALTHFLFPGALGVLRLKAAGAKIKKTEKKGREGAPLRPQPGPRPTDLRGTQPSGSQAGGAGPTARAARPPWLSRRPKRREGRGAAASPANGHRASPGLPGDSVGFSVCRRGRRPQPGRPAPPPSARWAGPRLRAEEGGTNKRAEARRGRRLARPSGGPVTEPLRQPAGPRRGRTPTASPRHAAGTAAARQPRTGRRHPGPGHLRGSREAAGEKARAGSALRAPAANRPQQCPPPPPDDGRRLKAGPPKGRDAAASPPSHTIAFARGPQGAGSRHRLGLDAAVGPPRAPLGRPSPALPRLRFRARLSSSSPVIGPARGSRSRAPRLSRAGLPAARGVGRPVARAEGRAAADAEEKGPSEPALLDNPCPQYGQTRPGAAAPPKRLEAPQRGGAREQAASRLDLTGGGARQRPLGRLPGPAATTGLPRKCRQAPKSRRSRVDLVALRRDAAGAQAAGGGRGGRIGRLRNRVDLMLASPGTG